The genomic DNA AGTAGTTGCTCGGCCAGTGTCAAAGTATTCTGAAATAAACACAAGACAATGAACCCAATCTCTTGTTATGAATCTGAAGCATAAAGCTGGTCTATGATCATCTCACCAGGAGCAAGGTAACCAAAGGTTCCTGCAACAATTGTGGAAACATGGCTCTGGTTTGGCTCGAGCAGCGCGGCTAAACCGAAATCCGAAACCCTTGCTTCCATGTTATGATCCAGCAAGATGTTGCTAGATTTGATATCTCTGTGGATTATGTGAGGAATACAGTCATGGTGGAGGTATGATAGGCCCCTTGCTGCCCCAACAGCTACTCTGTGTCTCGTAGGCCAATCGAGCGGTTTCGCTTTGCCCCAACTCCCTGCATCAGAATTGCACGCATGAAACTGCAAATTGATGGAATTCATTCCGAGCTGTTAGAGAGATCAGTTTCGATACCATGAAGCAATGCATCTAAGCTTCCATTTGGCATCAACTCGTACACAAGGAAGTTGAAGGCAGGTGAAGCATAATAGCCATGAAGCATAACAATGTTTCTGTGCTTTATATCGCCCATGGCATCGAGCTCTCTTTCGAATCCACGGTTGGCATCAGAATTCCCTTTGTTCAGTCTCTTCACAGCGAAGGCAGTGGTATCGTTGATTGTCAGTTTGTAGACAGTTCCATGGCCACCGGAACCGATGATGTCCTTGTTCGACAACTTCATGGTCTTCTGAATGAACAACCTCGAGCTCAAAGAGTGCGTCGATGCAGACCGAAAGAGGACGAATTTTCCACCTGTCACCATGCAAGTCAGCAATGAACCTATTGCGCCATGGATGGCTAAAGCTTGTGCTGTTAGGAGGTAGGTAACCTGACAAAGTGTCTTGGATGCTGCTACGCTTGCGCGTCCATCGTCGGTAGAGGAGACAAGAAACGATGATCTT from Zingiber officinale cultivar Zhangliang chromosome 4A, Zo_v1.1, whole genome shotgun sequence includes the following:
- the LOC121973458 gene encoding receptor-like serine/threonine-protein kinase At1g78530, translating into MAESTALALYIAISCLAFVASKIIVSCLLYRRWTRKRSSIQDTLSGGKFVLFRSASTHSLSSRLFIQKTMKLSNKDIIGSGGHGTVYKLTINDTTAFAVKRLNKGNSDANRGFERELDAMGDIKHRNIVMLHGYYASPAFNFLVYELMPNGSLDALLHGSWGKAKPLDWPTRHRVAVGAARGLSYLHHDCIPHIIHRDIKSSNILLDHNMEARVSDFGLAALLEPNQSHVSTIVAGTFGYLAPEYFDTGRATTKGDVYSFGVVLLELLTGKRPSDESFIEEGTKLVTWVKGIIEVNKEQHAIDRALEWYPIEEVKRVFDIAEKCLESDPSERPTMAEVHKMLEQVSTSDRHPDCS